Sequence from the Paramisgurnus dabryanus chromosome 3, PD_genome_1.1, whole genome shotgun sequence genome:
catttaaccatacaccttcatcttaaatgatttttaagatcatagttaacattttagtcaagtgtgtccaaacttttggcTGTATATATAAACACTTAAGTTATTACATGGAtctctaaaatgcttgattctgattggccagtcgcgacaTTCCAAGATTCGTTCTTTTCAGCTAACTACCattcaaaactaataacacacagtAACCTGGATActgcaaataattttgacaggtacagtttaatattacacaaaaaataaatataaacatgtcttttaataacatatatgacattatatttacaaatgattaaaccaaatagtgtgtttgtgacatttaaaagccttgtcttatcttaaaactgaaagtaaaagtaTTTTCCTTGCGGAAGGTctgtatttgttaaaaaatagcaaataaaatattttaaatcaatatttaatgttccttaccttacttattaggtaaatagccgtgtaataagcaggataatgtacaggcaagCAGGTTGTTATTGTGAAATAGGCCCTTTAGCTGCATATAcattattccttacatttatatatatatatatatatatatacatatatatatatatatacatatatatacatatatatatatatatatatatatatatatacatatatatatatatacatatatatatatatatatatatatatatatatatatatatatatatatatatatatataaatcatgAGTTATGTATGTGTTTATGTAAGTGTGTTATCTACTGTCTGTTTATAAAAaatttacagtatataaacGTAATACTCTCCGTGTGCACAGGTGGGAAACCGGCAGGTAAAGCCTCCACTCTTCGAAATGTAACGTTTGGTAAGTCCAGCTATTTCCCGGGACAGAAGGATCCAGACACGGATACAATCTCATGCGACGAACTATCCAAAGACACTACAGAAGAGTTCATGTGCTATCAGAATAAAGCATATGAAGATGAGGAGTCGAGCGTGAGCAAAGGTGACGATTCGTCTAAAGATGAGAAGACGGCTGATGATCAGGAATCTAAATCAGATGAATCTCAGGAGAAAAAGCCAGGCGATACCGACTTCACCTGTTATCAGAATGAAGGCTATGAAGAGACAGAATCAGCCACGATCAAAGACACTGATCAGAAACCTGAAGAACAACCTGAAAACTGTGACACTTTACTGTGACAGCAGGTGAGGTGAATTTAAGTTTAAGTAAAAGGAAATCCAGGTGTGTTTActacataaatatatatgtataaattGTATATAAACATATTGAGCCTCAGGCAGAAGAAACGTCTCTGTCAGTCTTAAACACTTCTTTTGTAAATCATCACATTAGTGAATGAAGGccaatgttaaaaaaacaacttctcttcttTTTTCAGATCAcgaaaacaaaaacattcagAAGCAGAAAACCTTAAGAAGTTAACTGCAGATTAGTTATGAGTTAATACACACAATCCAACCTCTCTATCTGTAATGTAACTActcatatttgtttgtttaagaTTTGTGCAATGGTCGACTGATCATTATGTTTTTAATGACTCATGTTGATATCAATATTAATACTCAAACTAGCCAAATATTGGCACAAGAATTGACCTTGTCAATATATCGCTCGTTGACTATTTATGTGTATgcgtatgtatgtgtgtgtggttcacacagtttacagtttcattatttaaaataatactcAGGTCCTTGCTTTTCACTGTAAATATCATTTTTggtatttttctcttgttttcctgtacaaatatcttttcATGGATGTTTGTACGTGAAAGTAGGACAGAAACGCTGAGCTTATACAGGATTGTTTGCAGTGTTGCACAGTCTCATttgtaaagtttatttatgaactCAAGCAGTGTAGGAATTTATTTCCCAGTCAAAGTGAATGCGCGCATGCAAACTCCTCGGGAAAGAGTAAAGTCATTTCATCTGTTAGCTAAGCTTTACTTCAAGCTGTCGTCATGGGCCGCAGGTAAAGAGTTGCCCGACCTGTCCGACAGCAAACACGCAAGTTAGTCTGATCACTAACTtatgtgctttaatgtgggTGTGACCTTTGTGGCCCATCTTGAAACAAAGATGGAAATATAATACTGTACTTCACCAAACAATACAGATAATACTTCAGGCAGAAAGGCAATCTGTAAAAATATGTGCCTCTATTGTTATTTAAATTGTTAAGCCATTTATTCCAATCAGGTTTATTTGTGCCAAAAGTCGTGTGACCATTTTAGACCAACGCTCAGAGCCGTTTTAGTCCAGATGGACCCAAAATTCCTTGCAACGGTAAAatcacatatattttaaaacctttaaaacgttttttatttttttagaaaaacatgAATTTCATTGAACTGTCCAGAGAGTAAAATGCATGCGCTCACTTATCTGGGAAATGTTGTAATGAAGTGGGTTGTGGCATAGGAGTATATGAGATAATAAGCTATATGGTGTCAAATCAGGGATATTTCAagatgtttactgtaaatatatttttttagagatTATATTTTGGGTAGTGAGTGGCATGTGTGTTATAATCCTGACATATCAATCACATTAAATGTGTCTCATTCACTGTGTGAGCTTGTAAGATTCGAACAATGCCGATGAAGTACAATGTAGAAATACAGCCATACGTTTAATGTTGTGTTTGTAAAGTTTCACACAAAATTAAACCACATTACACCCAAAAGTCTGtatttgtttttagtaaatgcaGCACAAGTTATGACTAGATTTGTATGCTAACTGTGCTTTCACACCGCCaacggcgagagcgtcaaagtgaCCGAAAGTCATGTACGGTGTGAGCGTcaaggagagttgaaatcagctcaactttatggtaatgagctatgacgcggttcagcggcaaccaatcagaaggAGGAAACATCCGCTTGAGAGGATTCCAGAGAATGCTGTTTCTCAaaatgcgttcttcagcgatcttgggTCCTTGTGTCCTTGCTAAACGTCATCATTAACCATCGAATTTCAATTACAgttctcaagaacgcaagtacagaggacgcatgaaaatacccggatgagttcttgatatcgaggatgcatcgagtgcacaCTTGCAAGCTGAAATCGCTTTACACCCCAGAAGTCATTGCGGAAAAACAATGGCcgaggtcaggtgaccaacaggaagatcgcacacatccCAATTCTCACaggtgcgttctgtgttctcgcgaccttctgagttcgttcttccaaggtcgcccTAGCAAGACCGATTTCCCCAAGAACGCAAGTCTGTTGCATTCACCAATGCATTCGAACGTCAGAGCATCCACTACAGCTTTTCTATAGCATGGTTAGtagggcagccagagcttttattgacgctctcggCGGTGGCGGTGTGAAAGCAGAGTAAGGCAACCGTTACTATAATAGTTTGACGCATTTGGTATTTAAAGGTCTACTCTGTAGATTTtttgtggcatctagtggtgagatgcCGCTAAACTGCGTAGAGAAGCTACAAAATGCGTAGAGAAGCTACAAAATGCGTAGAGAAGCTACAAAATGCGTGGAGAAGCTACAAAATGCGTGGAGAAGCTACAAAATGCGTAGAAAAGCTACAAAATGCGTAGAGAAGCTACAAAATGCGTAGAGAAGCTACAAAATGCGTGGAGAAGCTACAAAATGTGTAGAGAAGCTacaaaatgcatagagaagctatggtagccgccacaggacaaacaagTCATTGTTTGAGACAAAGCAGTGACAAAACACgctctatagacggtttcaacAGTAACAACGTAAACAAGCAgctttcgtggtcatcacgttacttccggtaaactccgctaagaattaataataacaaagtccttttaaagtagtttatttatataacaagcaaaataaacaacacatagattacctaggaaaccaaaacatttgttatctttcgacgaggtatttgtttaagagttcagtttagcaactagtcagaccaataaacaaacagaaaccggaagtaaagttctgacCAGACGCGCAATCGCGTgaccgcacgtgcgtccgatgaaaccgtctatatggcatttgtccgtttagggctactgtagaaacatgacgggaCTTCCATATTAGGGGACcggcggtgtatgtagataaaaacgtctcattctaaggtaataaaataatacagtttattatgtaaggtctttatacagcACTGATAATCTTTctaaaaagttacacactgcacctttaactatgAGGCTTTGGCTTAATATGTAAATCATCCTGCTCTGTTTGTGACAGCTGTGCTAttgattttctttaaaaaagtgtTCATATGCACTTGATAAAATGATGGGGTGTTTTCAACACAATCTCGTAAATTCATAGGTAGTTTATGAGGCAGCTAATTCGTACGctcctgtgacattggggttaggggcggggtttcattattgtttttcaaataattatattttttgttcgAATTagtcaacttaaaaaatacatagAAATTTCCATGAGATCAGGGTTTGGGATGCATAacaattaattgcgattaatctatagcagaataaaagtttttgtttacgtcatgtatgtgtgttaactgtgtataataactttgtacagataaatgcacacacatgcatgtatatatttaagcaaagtttacatgtgtatatacattggtatatttatgtatcatatatatatatacttaaatactaaatatattttttttcttacaattatacacactgaaaaaaaatgattcattcaatttactcaatgttttaaggtaagtggttgcaatcaatttatttaagctacatttaaacaaaagttttttattttattttattttattaatccttttttttaatgtagcttaaataaattaattgcaaccacttaccttataaaatttagtaaattgaatgaataatttgtttttttcagtgcatgCATGTATGCAAATTTATATATAcgtaattattatacacagtttacaaacacatatatgtgatgtaaacaaaaacttttattctgctatagattaatcgcgattaatcgttatgcatccctaatcaGGGTGTTATTTTCAATCCAACATTTGTAATTTAACCAATACATTGTCAGGTCAAACAAACATTTTCAGGGTTAATTTACCTTAACAGCTTAAcagttaaaaataaccaaaatatttttttgtttgtttacgtTTGGCCTGGTGGATAATAAAACAGTCAAGACTTGCTTTAAAAGAGAGACGCAAATCATATTTAGAGATTCATATCCATAATCCCAGAACAACCTAACAACAATGAGTTCAATCCTTTCTGAATATCTCAGCAACCGCAGGGCAACACCCTCTCACATTTAATTCAGATTATTATTGTTTCAGATTGTGTCATCATTAGTTTGTGTTGTGTTACAGCACgcttatgtttttttaactaATATACCTCTTTAGATTATTGCGTAATTTTGAAAACAAGTTAAACAAAGCATGCTCACTACGCCTGAACCATTCAGATAAAGCATCTCGCTCCCAGGTTCAAATGTCATAACTGAACCTGTTTCTCCCACACAATAGTTTTTCTGGTGAGTCATCTGTTACGGCCGGCAgacaaaaagaagaaaaaaaaacacattgacCATTTCAGTTGGCATTTGCAAGCAGTTGAACTTGTTTTGTTGGTTGCATACCTGTCGCTCTTTCATATTTTCTAGAAAGAATGTAGGTGAACTGCTTATGAGAAGGGTGGAAGGAAGGTTCCTGTCATTCGTACTTTACTTCGTCAGCCGGTGCCACGTCCATCGCCTCGCTCTCTTCACCAGAGATGGACTGCAAAGAAAAAATTGGACGCTGTTTCCTCTTTCTCTTTTTGGCTATTCTGTTCGATGTAGCTGGACTACTCATCTTCCTTGTGGGACTATGCGCACCATTACAATATTGGGACATGTTCGTCCTAACTGGGCCTATCATCATCTTTCTCAGTTTGGTGTTTTGGCTCTTTTGGTACTTGGGAAACCTCACGATTCCCTATGAGCAGCTCCTGCCCAAGTAAGCACTAACTTGAAGATCAACTGGAGGACTCAATTATGGAGCTAAAGGAAGCTGAAGACGCTCCATGAATTGCTCATCGACTTCCAAAGGACTGCATGGCCTGCAGGGGTGACGTGTCACTCGGTCATGGATCATGGAGCCGGTCTTGGAAAATTGCAAATTTGCACCTTAAGTTGCTTTTTCAGTCCAGCATGACTCAGTTTGAGAGTTTGGACACTTTTGAGCACTGGGTAATGTGGAAGTGGACACAATAACAAATGATGAAGAATCGGATGGAAAAGCCTTGTGAGAGTTTGATGTGGACACATTTATGTTGTCTTGCTCATTTTTGCCTGATTGATTGTTTCTTAAATAGGTTTTTAGCATGTATGTGTGTAGCACCAGACACTTTTTGGAAGATCTATACATGGACCTCATGGACAGCACCGAAAACCTCAGGTTATGTTAAGCTTGAAAATTGACTCTTATTACAACTGTTGCACTTTACTGAGCGCTGATTATTTTAATTGTTGGTTTACATTATTTTGCCTTTgccaaaagtttttatttttatttttttttgtcttctcATGTGTAACCCTGGGaataaaccaatttttttaatgttattatcaTAACTAATTAAGCAATTTTGTCAATGCTGAATGTGAAGGATTTTGTGGAAATTATGCTGCAATTATTTTAGATATATCACAGTTTATTACAATTAAAGTTACTGTTCAGTTTCTCAGTTGAGTTTCTTTCTCTTGTGTTATGGACGACAACTGTCTACAAACTAAACCAGACCAACTGGAAACTCCACGTGACATGTCTGAATTCTGGGAGATCCACCCTGTGTGTGCATGCGATTCTGGATTTTTTACGTGGCATGATGTCacaaatatttgttattgagATGTGAATGTCAGTCTGCACTAACATTTGGTTTGAAAGGAATAATGAGAACACCTTGTCTAAATCATTCCTAATCcaagatattttataaattcTTCTGAAAAAAGAAACGCAGTAGATAGCACCAATATTTAACTTCCTGTTGGAGGCTGATAGACAGGAAATTACATTGATAGACATGAAAGATGAGGTCAACCAGGAAGAAGAAAGTTGACGTGAATGACTCAAGAAAGAAACCACTGAAAACATGGATAATGAAGGGAAaactattagggctgtcaaacgattaatcgcgattaatcacatacaaaatatatgtttgtgtttgcataatatgtgtttGTGCGCTGTGTGTAatcattatgtatatatataaattattttttcttacatgtattaattacacacacacatattatgccaacacaaacttttattttgtatgcgattaatcacgattaatcatttgacagccctaaaaattattataaatgaaacattaaatgttaaatatagaTTAGATTGTAGATTTTTAATTATGTCAAAGGCAACAGAAACACACTCggacaacaacaaaaatattaTAGACATTTATAGTGATTATTACTGACACCTATAGGCATGTATGCAGTAATactcatatatatttatatcattGTATATTTGCAGCAGCATTTATTAACCTTGATTAATTGATTAAAAGTACTATTGTGGGTTTACTGATATAAATTGATGATTATTTATCAGGTAATGGATCCTAAAATGCCATCGACTGAAATGTTTGTCGTCCTATATTGCATTTTACTGTAAATATACTGGACAGTGAATTTCagttttacaaaaaacatttactGTAATTGTTTTTCCCCCGAATGTAGGAtttgaaatgcatttttttttttgtgaaggcGGACGAAATCCACTTCTGCTGAACTGGGATGCTATAGCTCGCAGTCTTCCAGTAGGGTTATTACAGTGGGTTTCCTAAATGGTTTCAGTAAGAGCTTTCCAATGTAATTATCTGTGAGCTTTCTGGAGTGCTGAATATTGATCTTTCTACTCCATATTTTAATAACTCATGAGATTGTGCGTACTTTGGAGGATACTGTCAATCCCACAATGAAGcgtgtgcgtatgtgtgtgtgtgtgtctgagaaagagagagagatgctggCCCTAAAGTGATAATATGAGCTTGTATAAGTCTTGTATTTCAAATTATCAGCATAATTAATGAGCAAACTAATATAATAGCCTAATATGGTCATGATAATTCCCTCTGTTGGGAGTTTTGTGGCTTTTAGTGCATGTCTATTAGTTATGAGGCCATCTTAGCATACCGCTTACGGTgacaaaatacacttttatGTAAGTGATATTTCTCTTTTGGGgggaaaatgaaataaaatattgaTGACTTGTATCGTTTGATTTTCATTCTTTTGATCAATGAAACAATGCATTGTAGTATTGTTCAGaatatattttatgtaaagCTGAAAGTGGAACCATGTAtgatttatttgatattttaaacCACATACAATTATGTAGGAAAGTAAACACAAAACCACACAATCTGCATTAGACTGTTTGCAGCCTTATTTGGTCATATGTAAGAGGGTCACTGGTGTAGTATGACAGATTAAAGTAAACATTTGTTTTGattgtcattttatttcaatGGGACTCACTACACCTGCtttcctaaaaaaataaaactccgCAGCTCAATGCCTCCCTCCAGTGGTTACTGTACGAATATAATGGTGATGTTTAATTACGTTCATAaattataatgtaaatatttatatcattactctcagaaaaaaatgtatatttcaaATGCTAACAATATATTCTTGTTGTTATAATTATCATCatcaacattaataataatattatataatcatattatttaatatatatatacatatatatatatatatatatatatatatatatatatatatatatatatatatatatatatatatatataaatttaataatttaaatattattattatctatgcatattttacttttttgtttatAATTCCAACTCTCAGTGATTATTAtcgatatttttacttaaatttcTTACATTCAGTATTTTATTGTATTGCAAATGTAATTGTTACACATCATATTTGtacaatttacaaaaataaatttacgttttatatatttctacgcttttgttttatcttttattaaaataataataataataattttgcaTTGCAGTAATGagaatttaaataaattcaaaCGTCCTTCAGTTTTCAATATAACTTCCTTAGGTAAATATTCTTAATGGATTTATTTTCttagtgcaaaaaaaaaaaaatagtttatagCAGCACAGACTGCGTGTCTGACCCTTTTGGAGCTGTTATCGGGTGTAACGGGGTGTTAATGGCCGGGCGGGTCACACCCAGCAGCACTGTTTACAAACACCAGGAAGAGGTGACGTCACCCTAGAGAGCACATGTTCTGCGTTTGACGCTCGCGCGCCTTCTACTGTGCGCCGTTTTTTCTAAAGTGGTCGTTCGTGCTGAACGTAGAAACGCAACTGTACCCCTAGTTTTAAAATAAGGATACGTGTGTAAAATTCGCTACATTAAACGCGCTTGTTGTCATGACCTCCACATCCAAAACACACGCGGACGGTGCTAAGGATTCTGGGTAAATCTCAGCGACTGCAGACGTGGCGCAGAGTAAAACACGGCGTGGATCATTCACGGGATTCGGCACTAGAACCAGGACAGACAACGAAATAAACCCCAAATAGACAGTACATTTATTAGGGATTATTTTTGTTCAGAAATATATACTCCACTGCCCCAAATCATTAtacacttattttaaaaaccaaACAAGGACATGAAATAACTCTATATTGTGAATGTAAATATAGGGTGAGATCTTGGTTTGGATCTGGTCGTGACcacaaaaattattaattaaatttcaGAGTACTTTATTTACAATGATActtacattaaattacacatagACATTAAAAGACTCATTTGTATGCCTAAATTAGACATTGCCTCGCATGGCCATCCATTGTTTTTGTATGCTAATTTATGTCCCCAACCCTACATCTCAACCTAACACTCACACAAACCTgttaacatttttacatttaaagtgcTCCATTTATAAACCCTTTTACTATTGCTAACTCGTTTATGGCGTTTCACTAtgtttatttggatttttaGAGACTAGTAAATTATATCGTAATCTGCCCAAATCCTTATGTATCCACTTCCTGCAAATTCCGGACCAGTGTTTATAAAAGCACACACATGCGTGTTGAGACACAGCACAACCGACCTTCAATTCGTCAGCGCGTCCACATCGCTCTCCTCATTGGTTAGTACTGAATTACCGCATTCCTAATAGTATTTCTAATTGGATGTTCTATCAGTCAATCTCCGCACCGCAGCCCGCTGCgcgctctgattggctgatccCCCTTCCCTTTCTTTCGGTGGTGTATCACGGCGGTGGGTCGAGTCGCCGCCGCTGCTGTAGGTATCTGCGGTCGGGCACGTTTATCGTTTCACCCCGTTTACATTTTCCCTTCATATATCAAGCCCGGTTCCGTGCGTGGATCGATATAAGATGGCGGCGGTGGCCCGGCTGGAGGGTCGCGAGTTTGAGTATCTGATGAAGAAGCGGTCGGTGACGGTGGGTCGGAACTCGTCACAGGGCTCGGTGGACGTGAGCATGGGCCACTCGAGCTTCATCTCCCGTCGGCACCTGGAGGTCTTCACCGCCGCGGCGGAGGACACGGGCGGCGGGGACTTTTACCTGCGATGTCTCGGGAAGAACGGGGTGTTCGTGGACGGGGTATTTCTGCGCCGGGGGGCTCCACCCTTGCAGCTGCCTCGATTGTGAGTTATTTCTCATCATCTTCGTCATCTTCATCATCGCTGTAATTgttgttattgttgttgtggTGCAGTACCAGAGCACGTGTTCGCGTCCCTGTCTTCTATCTGCTTTTTTTGTTTCGGTTTCAGAGTTCATGTGTTGTGTCTCAAACCGTAGCACGCACCCTATCTAGGCATTATGTTTGGGGCATCAATACGTGTAGCTACTTTGGGCGTCGTAGTGACGCGTGGTATTTGGGGGAGATCACGTAGTTTGGGCGTCGTTGCAATCGGGGTATGTAGACATTAAAGGGGGTCACTGGCACGTGCTGCACGTGCAGCAGCAGTTGTGGTCATTGTAAAAGCATGCAGCAGTTTTTGGGCATCCCTGGCATAGTATGAGCATGCCGCAGTTTCAGGCATGTGGCATTTTAAGGGCTTTTGTTGTAAGCGCACGCTGCAGCAGGCTTTTGTACATCATAGGGGGGTGAAACATTTTTAAGGGGTCATAAGTACACGAAGCCGGCTTTTGTTATGGGTGCACGTTGCAGCAGTTTTGGGGATCATCGGTGTGTGCAGCAGCATTTTGCTCCTAGCATGAGGATGCAGCAGATTTGGGTTTTAGGCTTTTTAATAGGTCATAAGTCTATGCCGGAAGCTTTTGTCATAGGTGCATGCTGCAGCAGTTTTGGGTATCATAGGTGCATGCAAGGTTTTGGGCATGACAGCTCTAAGAAGCACATTTTGGGCGTTACAAATGATTGCAGCATTTTGGGCATCACATCTCACACCAGATTTGATAACCTCATTGTGCATCCAACATCAAATAACACACACCGgtcaataaaacatttttattttattgataatGTGTAGCTGTTTCTGATTGGTTTGTTTGTGTTGTACTGAGAGTTAACCTTTGGACTGGATTATGTATCCTTCCTTAAAGTCTTGTTTCAACTGTCAGTCAAAGCTGTTTTTTGTTGTTAACATGTTGAATGTTTATATTTTGATCGTAGTCTATTGTTTGTCAAGTTTccaattttttatttgtatttttttcagaaaaattTCTGTCTTTGCACAGTCAGTGTCAAATCACTGCGGCAGTTTTGACTGTATTGCACCCTTATGCCTTTGCTTTTTTTAACACATGACCCATATACCtcgataaaacaataaaatctgtCCTCTACAGTATCAACTGTTTTAGATACTGAGAGAAGACTTtcagtttcatttatttatttctctgatatatataaacataagaCTAGGCTTGAGCTGATCATTTAAATGATTAACACTTTCTAAACATGAGAGGCATACGTCATGTCGAGGAGGAGATTTTCTCATCCCTTTGTGTTATAATAAGATTTTTAGTCTGAGGTGTAAATCCATAATTTGTCTTAGGGCTTCTCAATTATGGGCACCATACAAATCACGATTATTTTGATAAAAGAAAACACTTTCACTCCGtgactttgaaaacatgcattatatttaactttgcaataaaCTACatgtgtcaaagcagtggtgcctttgAAATGCCTTACAAACACATCGGTCCACCAGCACTCAGTTTATATCTcgcatttttgtaaatgtttcaaATATTGAAAATCAAAAATGATTAGTTGCACAGCCCTAATTGCTCTTCGAAGTAAACCGAGTAATATCATTTGGTGGGTTGTTAAAGGGGTCttatagtgattttttttttaaacatgtaaaataagtctctggtgtccccagagtgtgtatgtgaagttttaaataccccacagattatTTGTTATAGCATGACATAAAATGACCATTTTGTAAGTGTGAggaaaaatgtgctgtttttggttgtgtccctttaaatgcaaataagccgATGAAATGCGAACACTGAGTGCCACAATAGTGATTTGTTGAAAAAGAAActgataggatttttttgggggggggcgataccgatttaaacagacaacttctgtccgataccgatattaaacacttgtatacaatactaccTCCTCTTGATATTTCTGCAGAACACTCGTTGCAAatggcgattttttttttttttttttttttttttttttgtctttatccGAGAATTTGAATAAAGCCCACCCCGCAGACATTTTCCCGAAATACTCTAGACCGCATGGATCGCGTGATTAACtacatgttattattttttccctcatcgcacgtctgacaaactataatttatacaatttattttgttttgggaagtatttaattattttgataattattgttagggctgggcgatatgactcaaaaaattatcg
This genomic interval carries:
- the LOC135768418 gene encoding uncharacterized protein; amino-acid sequence: MNQLPYIGGCLPLFIMAIVFDITGLILLLFGIFGDARKRGVFYGDFLIHSGALILFASLGFWLMWYIGNIRVKEESLERRSSAAHSVKNLARKLTERLSKAQQNNDSGGKPAGKASTLRNVTFGKSSYFPGQKDPDTDTISCDELSKDTTEEFMCYQNKAYEDEESSVSKGDDSSKDEKTADDQESKSDESQEKKPGDTDFTCYQNEGYEETESATIKDTDQKPEEQPENCDTLL